In Streptomyces alboniger, the following are encoded in one genomic region:
- a CDS encoding DUF523 domain-containing protein, which yields MDSVLVSACLRGVPCRYDGRDKAAPGLDDAVAGRAVVSFCPEAAGGLPTPRRPAELVGGDGHDVLDGRARVVEDTGRDVTAEFVDGAHRALAAARHAGCAEALLMPRSPSCGRGTVYDGSFGGELVAGDGVTAALFERNGIVVRSGPGV from the coding sequence ATGGATTCCGTACTGGTCAGCGCGTGTCTGCGGGGAGTGCCGTGCCGCTACGACGGGCGCGACAAGGCCGCGCCCGGACTCGACGATGCCGTGGCGGGCCGCGCGGTCGTGTCCTTCTGCCCGGAGGCCGCCGGTGGCCTGCCGACGCCGCGGCGCCCCGCGGAGCTGGTCGGCGGCGACGGCCATGACGTCCTGGACGGCCGCGCGCGGGTCGTCGAGGACACGGGACGCGACGTGACGGCCGAGTTCGTGGACGGCGCGCACCGGGCGCTCGCGGCCGCCCGGCACGCCGGATGCGCCGAGGCGCTGCTGATGCCGCGCAGTCCCTCGTGCGGGCGCGGGACGGTGTACGACGGGTCGTTCGGCGGGGAGTTGGTGGCGGGCGACGGGGTCACGGCGGCGCTGTTCGAGCGGAACGGCATCGTGGTGCGGTCGGGGCCGGGGGTGTAG